A single window of Desulfuromonas sp. TF DNA harbors:
- the rpsL gene encoding 30S ribosomal protein S12 gives MPTINQLIRKGRLKKEKKSTAPALQGNPQKRGVCTRVYTTTPKKPNSALRKVARVRLTNGIEVTSYIPGVGHNLQEHSVVLVRGGRVKDLPGVRYHMVRGTLDLAGVKDRKQARSKYGAKRPK, from the coding sequence ATGCCGACTATCAATCAGCTGATCCGCAAGGGGCGGCTAAAAAAGGAAAAGAAGTCCACCGCACCCGCACTTCAGGGTAATCCTCAGAAGCGTGGTGTATGCACCCGTGTTTACACCACGACCCCCAAAAAGCCCAACTCGGCGCTTCGCAAGGTGGCCCGCGTTCGGCTCACCAACGGCATTGAGGTAACCTCCTATATTCCGGGGGTGGGGCACAACCTGCAGGAGCACTCCGTTGTGCTGGTCAGGGGCGGCCGCGTCAAGGACTTGCCGGGTGTCCGTTACCACATGGTCCGCGGCACCCTCGACCTCGCCGGGGTCAAGGACCGCAAGCAGGCGCGCTCCAAGTATGGCGCCAAGCGCCCTAAATAA
- the rpsG gene encoding 30S ribosomal protein S7: MPRRREIAKRVILPDPKYHDRMLAKFMNAIMLDGKKSVAEQIVYGAFDLMASRGSEEPLEAFKKAIENVRPMLEVKSRRVGGSTYQVPVEVRADRRNALAIRWIITYARGRGEKTMRERLAGELLDAANNRGSSVKKKEDTHRMAEANKAFAHYRW; this comes from the coding sequence ATGCCGAGAAGAAGAGAAATTGCCAAGCGGGTTATCCTTCCCGATCCCAAATACCACGACCGCATGCTGGCCAAGTTTATGAACGCCATCATGCTGGACGGCAAGAAGAGTGTCGCCGAGCAGATCGTCTACGGGGCGTTTGATCTGATGGCCTCGCGCGGCAGCGAGGAGCCTCTGGAGGCATTCAAGAAGGCGATTGAGAACGTGCGGCCGATGCTGGAGGTCAAGTCCCGCCGGGTCGGTGGTTCCACCTACCAGGTTCCCGTTGAGGTCCGTGCCGATCGGCGCAATGCCCTGGCTATCCGCTGGATCATCACCTATGCTCGTGGGCGCGGCGAGAAAACTATGCGGGAGCGCTTGGCCGGTGAGTTGCTGGATGCCGCGAACAATCGGGGCTCCTCGGTGAAGAAGAAGGAAGACACCCACCGCATGGCCGAGGCGAACAAGGCCTTTGCGCATTACCGCTGGTAA
- the fusA gene encoding elongation factor G, whose product MARLVPLAKTRNIGIMAHIDAGKTTTTERILYYTGISHKIGEVHDGAATMDWMAQEQERGITITSAATTCFWKDHRVNIIDTPGHVDFTIEVERSLKVLDGSVAVFCSVGGVEPQSETVWRQADKYGVPRIAFINKMDRIGADFNRGVQMMKDRLGANPVPIQLPIGKEENFKGVIDLVEMKAVVWDDESLGAKFEVIDIPSDMVDAAQAAREAMIEEICSHDDTLMNKYLVGEELTTAEIKAGIRKATTDLHINPVLCGSAFKNKGVQHLLDAVVDYMPSPLDVPAIRGIVPGKEEELTRPADDSGPFAALAFKIMTDPFVGQLTFFRVYSGFAESGASVLNSTKDKKERFGRLLKMHANKREEIKQVYSGDIAAAVGLKYTTTGDTLCDDKKPCLLEAMDFPEPVIHIAVEPKTKSDQEKMGVALGKLLQEDPSLRVRTDEETGQTILSGMGELHLEIIIDRMMREFKVAANVGAPQVAYRESLTKKVEVQGKFVRQSGGRGQYGDCWLRIEPQEAGAGFEFVDAIKGGVIPKEYIPAVGKGAEEASQNGVLAGFPIVDVKVTCFDGSYHDVDSSEMAFKIAGSMGFKEGAAKAGPVLLEPMMAVEVVVPEEYMGDVIGDLNSRRGKIMGMESRGGAQVINSHVPLANMFGYATDVRSATQGRATYTMVFDHYEQVPKAIADEVIAKVKG is encoded by the coding sequence GTGGCACGCTTAGTACCTCTTGCAAAAACCCGTAACATCGGGATCATGGCCCACATAGATGCCGGCAAAACCACCACGACCGAGCGTATTCTCTATTACACGGGCATTTCTCATAAGATCGGTGAAGTCCATGACGGCGCCGCCACCATGGACTGGATGGCTCAGGAGCAGGAGCGCGGAATTACCATCACTTCCGCTGCCACAACCTGTTTCTGGAAGGATCACCGCGTCAATATCATCGATACTCCCGGACACGTCGATTTCACCATCGAGGTAGAGCGTTCACTGAAGGTTCTTGACGGCTCCGTCGCTGTCTTCTGTTCCGTTGGCGGCGTCGAGCCTCAGTCCGAGACCGTCTGGCGTCAGGCGGACAAGTACGGGGTCCCCCGCATCGCATTCATCAACAAGATGGACCGCATCGGCGCCGATTTCAATCGTGGCGTGCAGATGATGAAGGACCGTCTTGGGGCCAATCCCGTCCCCATCCAGCTCCCTATTGGTAAAGAAGAAAACTTCAAGGGTGTCATCGATCTGGTCGAGATGAAGGCGGTCGTCTGGGACGATGAGTCTCTCGGGGCCAAGTTCGAGGTGATCGATATACCTTCCGACATGGTGGACGCTGCCCAGGCAGCCAGGGAAGCCATGATCGAGGAGATCTGTTCCCACGACGACACATTGATGAACAAATATCTCGTCGGCGAGGAGTTGACCACCGCCGAGATCAAGGCCGGCATTCGCAAGGCGACTACTGATCTGCATATTAATCCCGTTCTCTGCGGTTCCGCATTCAAGAACAAGGGAGTGCAGCATCTGCTCGACGCCGTCGTCGACTACATGCCTTCACCTCTCGATGTTCCCGCCATCCGCGGCATAGTGCCCGGCAAGGAAGAGGAGTTGACCCGTCCTGCCGACGATAGCGGGCCTTTTGCCGCTCTCGCCTTCAAAATCATGACCGACCCCTTTGTCGGGCAGCTGACCTTTTTCCGTGTCTACTCCGGGTTTGCCGAATCCGGCGCCTCCGTTCTCAATTCCACCAAGGACAAGAAAGAGCGTTTCGGTCGCCTGCTCAAGATGCACGCCAACAAGCGTGAAGAGATCAAGCAGGTCTACTCCGGAGACATCGCTGCGGCTGTCGGATTGAAGTACACCACCACCGGCGACACTCTCTGCGACGATAAGAAACCCTGCCTGCTAGAGGCCATGGATTTTCCCGAGCCTGTCATTCACATCGCCGTCGAGCCAAAGACCAAGAGCGATCAGGAAAAGATGGGAGTGGCGCTGGGTAAGCTACTGCAGGAGGATCCCTCTCTGCGGGTGCGTACCGATGAGGAAACCGGTCAGACGATTCTTTCCGGGATGGGGGAACTGCATCTCGAAATCATCATCGACCGCATGATGCGCGAGTTCAAAGTGGCGGCCAATGTGGGAGCTCCCCAGGTTGCCTATCGCGAGTCCCTCACCAAGAAAGTGGAAGTTCAGGGCAAATTCGTCCGTCAGTCCGGCGGTCGCGGGCAGTACGGTGACTGCTGGCTGCGCATCGAGCCGCAGGAGGCCGGCGCCGGCTTTGAGTTTGTCGATGCGATCAAGGGTGGTGTCATCCCTAAGGAATACATCCCGGCCGTGGGCAAAGGAGCCGAAGAGGCTTCGCAGAACGGGGTTCTCGCAGGATTCCCCATCGTCGATGTCAAGGTCACTTGTTTCGATGGCTCCTATCACGATGTCGACTCTTCGGAGATGGCGTTCAAGATCGCCGGGTCCATGGGTTTCAAGGAAGGCGCGGCCAAGGCCGGCCCGGTTCTCCTGGAGCCGATGATGGCCGTCGAGGTCGTGGTGCCGGAAGAATATATGGGCGACGTGATCGGCGATCTCAACAGCCGCCGCGGCAAGATCATGGGGATGGAGAGCCGGGGCGGCGCCCAGGTCATCAATTCCCATGTCCCCCTGGCGAACATGTTCGGCTATGCCACGGATGTGCGCAGCGCCACCCAGGGTCGTGCGACCTATACCATGGTGTTCGACCACTATGAGCAGGTGCCTAAAGCTATCGCCGACGAAGTCATCGCCAAGGTTAAAGGCTAG
- the tuf gene encoding elongation factor Tu — MSKAKFERTKPHCNIGTIGHVDHGKTTLTAAITKVLAEQGGAVFKAFDQIDNAPEERERGITIATAHVEYETTNRHYAHVDCPGHADYVKNMITGAAQMDGAILVVSAADGPMPQTREHILLARQVGVPAMVVFLNKADMVDDEELMELVELEVRELLSSYDFPGDDIPIIAGSALAALEGRDDEIGKNKVLELMAAVDSYIPQPERAVDRPFLMPVEDVFSISGRGTVATGRVERGIVKVGEEVEIVGMKATAKTVVTGVEMFRKLLDQGQAGDNVGVLLRGVKREDIERGQVLSKPGSITPHTKFKAEAYILTKEEGGRHTPFFKGYRPQFYFRTTDVTGIVELPEGTEMVMPGDNIAMVVNLITPIAMDKELRFAIREGGRTVGAGVVSDIIE, encoded by the coding sequence ATGTCCAAAGCCAAATTTGAAAGAACCAAGCCCCATTGCAACATCGGGACTATCGGTCACGTTGACCACGGTAAGACCACTTTGACGGCCGCCATCACCAAGGTGCTTGCTGAGCAGGGCGGGGCCGTGTTCAAGGCCTTCGACCAGATCGACAACGCTCCCGAGGAGCGCGAGCGCGGCATCACCATCGCCACCGCCCACGTCGAGTATGAGACCACCAACCGGCACTACGCCCACGTCGACTGCCCCGGTCATGCCGACTATGTCAAGAACATGATCACCGGCGCGGCTCAGATGGACGGAGCCATCCTGGTGGTTTCCGCCGCCGACGGTCCCATGCCCCAGACCCGTGAGCACATCCTGCTTGCCCGTCAGGTCGGCGTTCCCGCCATGGTCGTGTTCCTCAACAAGGCCGACATGGTTGATGACGAAGAGTTGATGGAGTTGGTGGAGCTCGAGGTTCGCGAGCTGCTCTCCTCCTACGATTTTCCCGGCGACGACATTCCCATCATCGCCGGCAGCGCCCTGGCCGCTCTCGAAGGTCGTGACGACGAGATCGGCAAGAACAAGGTGCTGGAGCTGATGGCCGCCGTCGACAGCTACATTCCGCAGCCCGAGCGGGCCGTGGATCGCCCCTTCCTGATGCCCGTCGAGGACGTCTTCTCCATCTCCGGCCGCGGCACCGTCGCCACCGGCCGCGTCGAGCGCGGCATCGTCAAGGTCGGCGAAGAGGTCGAGATCGTCGGAATGAAGGCGACAGCCAAGACCGTGGTCACCGGCGTCGAGATGTTCCGCAAGCTTCTGGATCAGGGTCAGGCCGGCGACAACGTCGGTGTGCTGCTGCGCGGCGTCAAGCGCGAGGACATCGAGCGCGGACAGGTTCTGTCCAAGCCCGGCAGCATCACCCCGCACACCAAGTTCAAGGCCGAGGCCTACATCCTGACCAAGGAAGAGGGCGGTCGCCACACCCCGTTCTTCAAGGGATACCGTCCGCAGTTCTACTTCCGGACCACGGACGTGACCGGAATCGTGGAGCTTCCCGAAGGGACCGAAATGGTTATGCCCGGCGACAACATCGCCATGGTCGTCAACCTGATCACTCCGATCGCCATGGACAAGGAACTCCGTTTCGCCATCCGTGAAGGCGGCCGCACCGTCGGCGCCGGCGTCGTCAGCGATATCATCGAGTAG
- the rpsJ gene encoding 30S ribosomal protein S10, whose product MQNQKIRIRLKAYDHKLLDLSVNEIVDTAKRTGARIAGPVPLPTIINKYCVLRGPHVDKKSREQFEMRTHKRLLDILEPTQQTVDALMKLDLSAGVDVEIKL is encoded by the coding sequence ATGCAGAACCAGAAAATCAGAATCCGTTTGAAGGCCTATGATCATAAACTGCTCGATCTCTCGGTCAATGAGATCGTCGACACGGCTAAGCGTACCGGTGCTCGGATTGCCGGGCCTGTCCCTTTGCCTACGATCATAAATAAATACTGCGTGCTTCGTGGGCCCCACGTCGACAAGAAGAGTCGTGAGCAGTTCGAAATGCGTACGCATAAGCGTCTGCTGGATATCCTTGAACCGACGCAGCAGACGGTTGATGCTTTGATGAAGCTCGACCTTTCCGCCGGCGTCGATGTGGAAATCAAGCTTTAA
- the rplC gene encoding 50S ribosomal protein L3 — MIKGILGKKLGMTQIFAVDGKRIPVTVVEAGPCVVLQKKTVETDGYNALQVGFGARKAHRTNKPAMGHFKKVGQGAFDHLREFTADNVDEYNVGDEIVCGSVFTPGDIVDVTGTSKGKGFQGVIKRWNFSGGRSTHGSKFHRAPGSIGCSAWPSRVFKGKKMAGQMGNERVTTQNLKVVEIRPEQNLILLRGAVPGPKNGLVMIRKGIKAKQ; from the coding sequence ATGATAAAGGGTATCTTGGGTAAGAAGCTGGGGATGACCCAGATCTTCGCTGTGGACGGAAAACGCATCCCGGTGACGGTTGTCGAAGCCGGCCCCTGCGTGGTCCTGCAGAAGAAGACTGTGGAGACCGATGGCTACAACGCCCTGCAGGTAGGATTTGGAGCTAGAAAAGCACATCGGACGAACAAGCCCGCCATGGGACATTTCAAAAAAGTCGGGCAGGGCGCCTTCGACCACCTGCGGGAGTTCACGGCCGATAACGTGGATGAATACAATGTCGGCGATGAAATCGTCTGCGGTAGCGTATTCACCCCCGGCGACATCGTCGATGTTACCGGAACCAGCAAGGGGAAAGGATTCCAGGGAGTTATCAAGCGCTGGAATTTCTCCGGCGGCCGCTCCACCCATGGTTCCAAGTTTCACCGCGCTCCGGGCTCCATTGGATGCAGCGCCTGGCCCTCCCGGGTGTTCAAGGGGAAGAAAATGGCCGGGCAGATGGGCAACGAGCGGGTGACCACCCAGAACCTTAAAGTGGTCGAGATCCGTCCCGAGCAGAACCTGATCCTGCTCAGAGGGGCCGTTCCCGGCCCGAAAAACGGTCTGGTGATGATTCGCAAGGGGATCAAGGCCAAGCAGTAG
- the rplD gene encoding 50S ribosomal protein L4 — protein sequence MAKIAVYDINRNQVSEREVADAVFNDDVKGYLIHDMVRYQLAARRQGTADSKNRSEVSGGGKKPYKQKGTGNARQGTIRAPHFVGGGAAFGPNPRDYNFKLNRKVKKAALRSALSARFKEDKLTVLNALELDKISTKAFNEILKRFDLANVLVVIDGTNPNVELSARNLPHVKVLRAEGVNVYDVMKHRTLVLTEGAVSQLEGALA from the coding sequence ATGGCTAAGATAGCAGTTTACGACATAAACAGGAATCAGGTCTCCGAGCGGGAGGTTGCCGACGCCGTTTTCAATGACGATGTCAAAGGCTACCTGATCCACGATATGGTGCGTTACCAGCTGGCGGCGCGCCGCCAGGGAACCGCCGATTCCAAGAATCGCAGCGAGGTTTCCGGAGGCGGGAAGAAGCCTTATAAGCAGAAGGGCACGGGCAATGCCCGCCAGGGCACCATCCGGGCTCCCCACTTTGTGGGCGGCGGAGCAGCTTTCGGTCCTAACCCTCGCGACTACAATTTCAAGCTGAATCGCAAGGTCAAGAAGGCGGCTCTTCGAAGCGCCCTGTCAGCTCGCTTCAAGGAAGACAAACTGACGGTGCTCAATGCCCTGGAGCTCGACAAGATCAGCACCAAAGCATTCAATGAGATCCTCAAGCGCTTCGACCTGGCGAATGTCCTGGTTGTCATTGACGGGACCAACCCCAATGTTGAGCTGTCCGCACGCAACCTCCCTCATGTCAAGGTGCTGCGTGCCGAAGGGGTGAACGTCTATGACGTGATGAAGCACCGCACTCTGGTGCTCACTGAGGGTGCCGTGTCCCAGTTGGAAGGAGCGTTAGCGTAA
- a CDS encoding 50S ribosomal protein L23: MKPLHQIIKKPLITEKTSLLKEAAQVVAFEVALDANKIEIKQAVEKAFDVKVVDVNTALVAGKKKRVGRQFGKRSNWKKAYVTLAEGSDIDFFGV, translated from the coding sequence ATGAAGCCGCTGCATCAGATCATCAAGAAACCGCTGATCACAGAAAAAACCAGTCTGCTGAAAGAGGCCGCTCAGGTCGTGGCCTTCGAGGTTGCCCTGGACGCCAACAAGATCGAGATTAAGCAGGCGGTGGAAAAGGCGTTCGACGTAAAAGTCGTTGACGTCAATACCGCCTTGGTCGCTGGCAAGAAGAAGCGGGTCGGACGCCAGTTCGGTAAACGCTCCAACTGGAAAAAGGCTTACGTGACCCTTGCCGAGGGCAGCGATATCGATTTCTTTGGTGTCTAA
- the rplB gene encoding 50S ribosomal protein L2 — MAIKKFKPTSPGRRNMSSSTYEEVTTSIPEKSLVAPLKGTGGRNNKGRITQRHSGGGHKRKYRIIDFKRDKKEIPARIVSIEYDPNRSARIALLNFSDGEKRYILAPVGVQVGDTVVASEQADIKPGNALSIRSIPLGTWVHNVELKVGKGGQLARSAGTYAMIAAKEGKYAQLKLPSGEVRLVLQDCCATVGQVGNADHENVKIGKAGRNRWLGKRPQSRGVAMNPVDHPHGGGEGKSSGGRHPVTPWGVPTKGYRTRSNKRTDRFIVRRRTK; from the coding sequence ATGGCGATCAAAAAGTTCAAGCCGACCTCGCCGGGTCGTCGTAACATGAGCTCCTCCACCTACGAGGAGGTTACGACATCCATTCCCGAGAAGTCCCTTGTCGCGCCCCTGAAGGGCACCGGCGGCCGCAACAACAAAGGGCGGATTACCCAGCGTCACAGCGGGGGCGGCCATAAACGCAAGTACAGAATCATCGATTTTAAGCGGGACAAAAAAGAGATTCCCGCGCGGATCGTTTCCATCGAATACGATCCTAACCGTTCGGCCCGGATCGCTCTGCTTAATTTTTCCGACGGTGAGAAGCGGTATATCCTGGCGCCGGTCGGAGTTCAGGTAGGCGATACGGTCGTTGCCAGCGAGCAGGCCGATATCAAGCCCGGCAATGCTCTGTCGATTCGCTCGATCCCTTTGGGCACCTGGGTTCACAATGTCGAGCTCAAGGTCGGCAAAGGTGGACAGCTGGCTCGCAGCGCGGGAACGTATGCCATGATCGCCGCCAAGGAAGGCAAGTACGCACAGCTCAAGCTTCCTTCCGGCGAGGTTCGCCTGGTTCTTCAAGACTGCTGCGCAACAGTAGGTCAGGTGGGCAACGCCGATCACGAAAATGTAAAGATCGGCAAGGCCGGCCGCAATCGCTGGCTCGGCAAGCGTCCCCAAAGCCGAGGTGTCGCTATGAACCCCGTCGATCATCCCCATGGCGGTGGCGAAGGCAAGAGCTCCGGTGGTCGCCATCCGGTCACTCCGTGGGGTGTTCCCACCAAGGGCTATCGGACTCGGTCGAACAAACGGACCGACCGCTTCATCGTCCGTCGGCGAACCAAATAA
- the rpsS gene encoding 30S ribosomal protein S19, with the protein MARSIKKGPYIEENLLRKVDVEGGASSKRVIKTWSRRSTIIPEFVGHTFAVHNGKKFIPVFVTENMVGHKLGEFAPTRTYYGHGSDKKKKR; encoded by the coding sequence GTGGCTAGATCGATTAAAAAAGGGCCGTATATCGAAGAAAACCTGCTTCGCAAGGTAGACGTGGAAGGGGGCGCAAGCTCCAAGAGGGTGATCAAGACCTGGTCACGTCGTTCCACAATCATACCCGAATTTGTCGGACACACCTTTGCCGTGCACAATGGCAAGAAGTTCATTCCGGTCTTCGTTACCGAGAACATGGTGGGGCATAAACTGGGTGAATTTGCGCCGACCCGCACCTATTACGGGCATGGGTCCGATAAGAAGAAGAAAAGGTAG